A region from the Microcella frigidaquae genome encodes:
- a CDS encoding IS110 family transposase, which produces MRIQRTSVGLDVHARSVVGCAIDEDTGEVIRHRFGYDPAAVLEWVRSLPQPAAVTYEAGPTGFALARLFTAAGIECLVAAPSKLQRPVGERVKTDARDAMHLARLLRLGEIVAVAVPTIEQETARDLVRAREDNRGELMAARHRLSKLLLRHGIIYDGKQAWTGAHDAWLRRQRFDHPGLQAAFDADYEAVQQVRARKDRLDAIIEQMAATSNYAPVVRRLGCLRGISTLTGFGLAVEIGNWERFTGSSIGAFVGLVPSEHSSGQSRSQGSITKTGNTHARRLLVEAAWHHRKPYRPGAVMQARWAAAPSLAVSRGDDGNRRLHQKWQHFTARKKRPTIANVAIARELAGWCWSLAVMPD; this is translated from the coding sequence TTGAGAATCCAGCGTACGAGCGTCGGTCTGGACGTGCACGCCCGCAGCGTCGTGGGATGCGCGATCGACGAGGACACTGGGGAAGTGATCCGTCACCGTTTCGGCTACGACCCCGCGGCAGTGCTGGAGTGGGTGCGGAGCCTGCCGCAGCCGGCAGCGGTGACGTATGAGGCCGGGCCGACCGGGTTCGCTCTGGCCCGCTTGTTCACCGCCGCAGGCATCGAGTGCCTCGTGGCGGCGCCGTCGAAGTTGCAGCGCCCGGTCGGGGAGCGAGTCAAGACCGACGCCAGGGACGCGATGCATTTGGCAAGACTGCTGCGACTGGGAGAGATCGTCGCGGTTGCCGTGCCCACGATCGAGCAGGAAACCGCACGCGACCTGGTGCGAGCACGAGAGGACAATCGGGGTGAGCTGATGGCTGCACGGCATCGGCTCTCGAAGCTGCTGTTGCGCCACGGGATCATCTATGACGGCAAGCAGGCGTGGACCGGCGCGCATGATGCCTGGCTGCGCCGGCAAAGGTTCGACCATCCCGGACTGCAGGCCGCGTTCGATGCCGACTACGAAGCAGTGCAGCAGGTGCGCGCCCGCAAAGACCGACTCGACGCGATCATCGAGCAGATGGCCGCGACCAGCAACTACGCGCCCGTGGTGCGACGCCTGGGGTGCTTGCGCGGGATCTCGACCTTGACCGGGTTCGGCCTCGCGGTCGAGATCGGCAACTGGGAGCGCTTCACCGGATCCAGCATCGGCGCGTTCGTCGGGCTGGTGCCCTCAGAGCACTCCTCCGGACAGTCACGCTCGCAAGGCTCGATCACCAAGACCGGCAACACTCACGCCCGCCGCCTGCTGGTCGAGGCCGCCTGGCATCACCGCAAACCCTATCGGCCCGGAGCGGTGATGCAGGCCCGGTGGGCTGCCGCGCCCAGCCTCGCCGTGTCCCGCGGCGACGACGGCAACCGGCGCCTGCATCAGAAATGGCAGCACTTCACCGCACGCAAGAAGCGGCCCACGATCGCGAACGTCGCCATCGCCCGCGAGCTCGCCGGCTGGTGCTGGTCCCTGGCTGTGATGCCCGACTGA
- a CDS encoding IS256 family transposase has protein sequence MALDQSALLELLGELKLTDVNDRIRVATETLYQELIDAEAAAFIGAAPFERSPDRTTQRNGTRLRTLTTTAGELELRIPKLRQGSFFPSLLERRRRVDQALFAVVMEAYVHGVSTRKVDDLVKALGADTGISKSEVSRICSNLDEDVAAFRDRPLADSTYPYVFLDATYCKARVGRRVVSQAVVVAVGVAADGRREVLGFEVGDTESQPFWTAFLRSLKARGLGGVKLVISDAHTGLIAAIDTVFQGSSWQRCRVHFMRNVLANVPKTAGPMVASIIRTIFAQPDTEHVFTQFHEVVRMLSRSHPKIAGMLEDAQNDILAFCQFPATHWRQIWSTNPLERVNKEIKRRTDVVGTFPNPAALLRLAGHVLIEQHDEWDGADRRYFSEHSMKLLNVTEEEVAIPELAAA, from the coding sequence ATGGCTCTTGACCAGTCTGCCCTCCTCGAGCTACTCGGGGAACTGAAACTCACCGATGTGAACGACCGGATCCGGGTCGCGACCGAGACGCTCTACCAGGAGCTGATCGACGCGGAAGCAGCTGCGTTCATCGGCGCTGCCCCGTTCGAACGCTCCCCGGACCGTACGACGCAGCGCAACGGGACCCGGCTGCGGACCCTCACCACCACCGCGGGGGAGCTGGAGTTGCGGATCCCGAAGCTGCGGCAGGGATCGTTTTTCCCGTCGCTGCTGGAACGCCGCCGCCGGGTCGATCAGGCCCTGTTCGCGGTCGTGATGGAGGCGTACGTCCACGGCGTCTCCACCCGCAAGGTCGACGACCTGGTGAAGGCGCTCGGTGCCGACACCGGGATCAGCAAGTCGGAGGTGTCGCGGATCTGCAGCAACCTCGACGAGGACGTCGCGGCGTTCCGCGATCGGCCGCTCGCGGACAGCACGTACCCGTACGTGTTCCTCGACGCGACCTACTGCAAAGCCCGCGTCGGCCGGCGGGTCGTCTCCCAAGCCGTCGTCGTCGCGGTCGGTGTCGCCGCCGACGGGCGCAGGGAAGTCCTCGGCTTCGAGGTCGGGGACACCGAATCGCAACCGTTCTGGACCGCGTTCCTTCGCTCGCTGAAGGCCCGCGGGCTGGGCGGAGTGAAGCTGGTGATCTCCGACGCGCACACCGGGCTGATCGCGGCGATCGACACCGTCTTCCAAGGCTCGTCATGGCAGCGGTGTCGGGTCCACTTCATGCGCAACGTGCTTGCCAACGTCCCCAAGACCGCTGGGCCGATGGTCGCGTCGATCATCCGCACGATCTTCGCCCAGCCAGACACCGAGCACGTGTTCACCCAATTCCACGAAGTCGTCCGCATGCTCTCGAGGTCGCACCCGAAGATCGCCGGCATGCTCGAGGACGCGCAGAACGACATCCTCGCGTTCTGTCAGTTTCCCGCCACACACTGGCGGCAGATCTGGTCCACGAACCCGCTCGAGCGGGTCAACAAGGAGATCAAACGCCGCACCGACGTCGTCGGCACATTCCCCAACCCCGCCGCGTTGCTGCGCCTGGCCGGACACGTCCTGATCGAGCAACACGACGAATGGGACGGCGCTGACCGCCGCTACTTCAGCGAGCACTCCATGAAGCTCCTGAACGTCACCGAAGAGGAGGTCGCGATCCCGGAACTCGCTGCGGCATAA
- the pepN gene encoding aminopeptidase N has translation MPAENLTRIEAQERSALVSTESYDVALDLTTGDEVFRSTSTVTFSATAGASTFIDAITRTVHSVTLNGVELDAAAVADGTRIQLDGLAEQNVLTVVADHEYTNSGEGLHRFVDPVDGEVYLYSQFEVPDSRRVFAVFEQPDLKATFRFTVTAPARWVVVSNAPVESRAESGDAATTVFQTTKRISSYITAIIAGPYQSVHSELTSADGRTIPLGIYARASLFEHLDADYIFDITRKGFAYFEGKFGFPYPFEKYDQLFVPEFNAGAMENAGAVTFTEVYVFRSKVTDAVKERRVVTILHELAHMWFGDLVTMTWWNDLWLNESFAEWASTIATAEATEWHEAWTTFQAMEKSWAYRQDQLPSTHPVVATINDLEDVQVNFDGITYAKGGSVLKQLVAWVGEEAFFAGVGQYFQKHAWGNTELTDLLTELEATSGRELASWSKKWLETAGVNTLRPEVTVDDAGIITGFAVLQSAHPDYPTIRPHRMAIGFYDRVDGALTRTHRLELDVDGERTDVPELVGRSRPDLILLNDDDLAYAKIRLDDASLAVAIEHLATISDPLARSLVWGSAWDSTRDAETAPRDYVRLVLGNIAHETESTTVRTTLTQLLTVARMYVDPAARPGVIAEIGDALWTLAQQAEAGSDSQFQFVKFFANVASTPAHVEVLRGLRDGSITLPGVEIDTDLEWELLEGLALNGAASRADIDAALERDHTSNGQQAAARAAASLPGADDKRVAFDSLVARDELPNVVVRMTTMGYTHVNDPASLEGLVQPYFDALTEIWSSRTHAIAEYIVLGLYPAPLASQGLVDATRAWLDAHTDAAPALRRLVSENLAGVERALAAQARDRV, from the coding sequence GTGCCCGCTGAGAACCTGACCCGTATTGAAGCGCAGGAGCGCTCGGCCCTCGTCTCGACCGAGAGCTACGACGTCGCCCTCGACCTGACGACCGGTGACGAGGTGTTTCGGTCGACGTCGACCGTCACCTTCTCCGCCACGGCCGGGGCGAGCACCTTCATCGACGCGATCACGCGCACGGTGCACAGCGTCACCCTCAACGGCGTCGAGCTCGACGCGGCGGCCGTGGCCGACGGCACGCGCATCCAGCTCGACGGGCTCGCCGAGCAGAACGTGCTCACGGTCGTGGCCGACCACGAGTACACGAACTCGGGCGAGGGCCTGCACCGCTTCGTCGACCCCGTCGATGGCGAGGTCTACCTCTACTCGCAGTTCGAGGTGCCCGACAGCCGTCGCGTGTTCGCGGTCTTCGAACAGCCCGACCTGAAGGCGACGTTCCGCTTCACCGTCACCGCCCCGGCCCGCTGGGTCGTCGTGTCGAACGCGCCCGTCGAGTCGCGCGCCGAAAGCGGCGACGCCGCAACCACGGTCTTCCAGACCACGAAGCGCATCTCGAGCTACATCACCGCGATCATCGCCGGCCCCTACCAGAGCGTGCACAGCGAGCTGACGAGCGCCGACGGCCGCACCATTCCCCTCGGCATCTACGCGCGCGCGAGCCTGTTCGAGCACCTCGACGCCGACTACATCTTCGACATCACCCGCAAGGGCTTCGCCTACTTCGAGGGCAAGTTCGGGTTCCCGTATCCGTTCGAGAAGTACGACCAGCTGTTCGTGCCCGAGTTCAACGCGGGCGCCATGGAGAACGCCGGAGCCGTCACCTTCACCGAGGTCTACGTCTTCCGCAGCAAGGTCACCGACGCGGTCAAGGAGCGCCGCGTCGTCACGATCTTGCACGAGCTTGCCCACATGTGGTTCGGCGACCTCGTCACCATGACGTGGTGGAACGACCTGTGGCTCAACGAGTCGTTCGCCGAGTGGGCGTCGACCATCGCCACCGCCGAAGCTACCGAGTGGCACGAAGCGTGGACGACCTTCCAGGCCATGGAGAAGAGCTGGGCCTACCGGCAAGACCAGCTGCCCTCGACCCACCCCGTCGTCGCGACCATCAACGACCTCGAAGACGTGCAGGTCAACTTCGACGGCATCACCTACGCCAAGGGCGGCAGCGTGCTCAAGCAGCTCGTCGCCTGGGTGGGCGAAGAGGCCTTCTTCGCCGGGGTGGGCCAGTACTTCCAGAAGCACGCCTGGGGCAACACCGAGCTCACCGACCTGCTGACCGAGCTGGAGGCCACGAGCGGGCGCGAGCTCGCATCCTGGTCGAAGAAATGGCTCGAGACCGCCGGCGTCAACACGCTGCGCCCCGAAGTCACCGTCGACGACGCCGGCATCATCACCGGCTTCGCGGTGCTGCAGAGCGCGCACCCCGACTACCCGACGATCCGCCCGCACCGAATGGCCATCGGCTTCTACGACCGGGTGGATGGTGCGCTCACGCGCACCCACCGCCTCGAGCTCGACGTCGACGGCGAGCGCACCGACGTGCCCGAGCTCGTGGGTCGCAGCCGCCCCGACCTCATTCTGCTCAACGACGACGACCTCGCCTACGCGAAGATCCGCCTCGACGACGCCTCGCTCGCCGTGGCCATCGAGCACCTCGCCACCATCAGCGACCCGCTCGCGCGCTCGCTCGTGTGGGGCTCGGCGTGGGATTCGACGCGCGACGCCGAGACCGCCCCGCGCGACTACGTGCGCCTCGTGCTCGGCAACATCGCGCACGAGACCGAGTCGACGACGGTGCGCACCACGCTCACGCAGCTGCTCACCGTCGCCCGCATGTACGTCGACCCGGCCGCGCGCCCCGGCGTGATCGCCGAGATCGGCGACGCGCTGTGGACACTCGCGCAGCAGGCCGAGGCCGGCAGCGACAGCCAGTTCCAATTCGTGAAGTTCTTCGCCAACGTCGCCAGCACGCCGGCGCACGTCGAGGTGCTGCGCGGGCTGCGCGACGGCTCGATCACCCTGCCCGGCGTCGAGATCGACACCGACCTCGAGTGGGAGCTGCTGGAGGGCCTTGCGCTCAACGGCGCCGCATCCCGCGCCGACATCGATGCCGCGCTCGAGCGCGACCACACCTCGAACGGCCAGCAGGCGGCCGCCCGTGCCGCGGCCTCGCTGCCCGGTGCCGACGACAAGCGCGTCGCCTTCGACTCGCTGGTCGCGCGCGACGAGCTACCGAACGTCGTCGTGCGCATGACGACGATGGGCTACACGCACGTCAACGACCCGGCCTCGCTCGAGGGGCTCGTGCAGCCGTACTTCGACGCGCTGACCGAGATCTGGTCGAGCCGCACGCACGCGATCGCCGAGTACATCGTGCTGGGCCTGTACCCGGCGCCGCTGGCCTCGCAGGGCCTCGTGGATGCGACGCGCGCGTGGCTCGACGCCCACACCGACGCGGCTCCCGCGCTGCGGCGCCTCGTGTCCGAGAACCTCGCCGGCGTCGAGCGCGCCCTCGCTGCCCAGGCCCGCGACCGGGTGTAG
- a CDS encoding mechanosensitive ion channel domain-containing protein, with protein sequence MDGFDWAGFWAGVGSFLATYEAAFRIVGVIVGAAVLRWVLGVVIRRVVDRVVSGVKKAQNVEHTVELSASPLHAVRVVQRTRTMGTVLNNLTTWAIVAVAIVLVLGELNFSVTALIASAGILGAALGFGAQNVVKDMLNGLFMVFEDQLGVGDIVELQSTQGPVSGVVEIVGVRVTQVRDVGGVLWYVRNGEIINVGNKSQGWARVIIDLPAPYTSDVDEVQRVLLDTATAMAAEPEYKRKVLEPPEIWGIESISAEALVIRLVMKVRSGDQFDMARALRLRLKLALDEMGVAVPSLNRIVMDGIDAREAARSSRRPVTPPEDSDL encoded by the coding sequence GTGGACGGGTTCGACTGGGCGGGCTTCTGGGCCGGCGTCGGCAGCTTCCTCGCCACCTACGAGGCGGCGTTCCGGATCGTCGGCGTGATCGTCGGCGCGGCTGTGCTGCGCTGGGTGCTCGGCGTGGTGATCCGGCGCGTCGTCGACCGCGTGGTCTCCGGCGTCAAGAAGGCCCAGAACGTCGAGCACACCGTCGAGCTCAGTGCGTCGCCGCTGCACGCCGTGCGCGTCGTGCAGCGCACCCGCACGATGGGCACCGTGCTCAACAACCTCACCACCTGGGCGATCGTCGCGGTCGCGATCGTGCTGGTGCTCGGTGAGCTGAACTTCTCGGTGACGGCGCTCATCGCCTCGGCGGGCATCCTCGGTGCCGCCCTCGGTTTCGGCGCCCAGAACGTCGTGAAAGACATGCTCAACGGGCTCTTCATGGTCTTCGAAGACCAGCTCGGTGTCGGCGACATCGTCGAGCTGCAGTCGACCCAGGGGCCGGTGAGCGGCGTGGTCGAGATCGTCGGCGTGCGCGTCACGCAGGTGCGCGACGTCGGCGGCGTGCTCTGGTACGTGCGCAACGGCGAGATCATCAACGTCGGCAACAAGTCGCAGGGCTGGGCGCGCGTCATCATCGACCTGCCGGCGCCGTACACCTCCGACGTCGACGAGGTGCAGCGCGTGCTGCTCGACACGGCCACCGCGATGGCCGCCGAGCCCGAGTACAAGCGCAAGGTGCTCGAACCGCCGGAGATCTGGGGCATCGAGTCGATCTCGGCCGAAGCCCTCGTCATCCGTCTCGTGATGAAGGTGCGCTCGGGCGACCAGTTCGACATGGCGCGCGCCCTGCGCCTGCGGCTCAAGCTCGCGCTCGACGAGATGGGGGTGGCGGTGCCCTCGCTCAACCGCATCGTCATGGACGGCATCGACGCCCGCGAGGCTGCGCGGTCGAGCCGCCGCCCGGTCACGCCGCCGGAGGACAGCGACCTGTGA
- a CDS encoding globin has product MSEATSFFEQVGGHATFDRLVRRFYEGIAADPVLKPMYPEDDMEGAIWRLTAFLEQYWGGPGTYSEQRGHPRLRMRHTPFHVNPDARDRWLGHMRVAVDELQLPPLHEAALWDYLERAAHAMVNTFEETP; this is encoded by the coding sequence GTGAGCGAAGCTACGAGCTTCTTCGAGCAGGTCGGCGGGCACGCCACCTTCGACCGTCTCGTGCGCCGCTTCTACGAGGGCATCGCCGCCGACCCGGTGCTCAAGCCGATGTACCCGGAGGACGACATGGAGGGCGCGATCTGGCGTCTCACCGCCTTCCTCGAGCAGTACTGGGGCGGGCCGGGAACGTACAGCGAGCAGCGCGGGCACCCGCGGTTGCGGATGCGCCACACCCCGTTCCACGTCAACCCCGATGCCCGCGACCGCTGGCTCGGGCACATGCGCGTCGCCGTCGACGAGCTGCAGCTGCCCCCCTTGCACGAGGCCGCGCTCTGGGATTACCTGGAGCGAGCCGCCCACGCCATGGTCAACACCTTCGAGGAGACCCCGTGA
- a CDS encoding FAD-binding dehydrogenase, giving the protein MSTTECDAIIVGAGLAGLVAAAELVDAGKRITIVDQEPEATFGGQAWWSFGGLFLVDSPEQRRMGIRDSLELARQDWAGTAGFDRPEDDQARAWADAYLAWAAGEKRAWLKQKGIGLFPVVGWAERGGDTATRHGNSVPRFHIVWGTGPAILEPFIATVRRGVDAGLVTLLFRHRVDTLTGTDGRVVGVRGSVLAPDSAERGAPSNRDVVGEFALEASAVVIATGGIGGNHDLVRAAWPERLGTAPQHMISGVPAHVDGRGLGIAEAAGARLVNGDRMWHYVEGVQNHAPVWAKHGIRILPGPSSLWLDATGRRLPTPLFPGFDTLGTLAHLRTTGYDHSWFVTTQSIIEKEFALSGSEQNPDLTGRSVRELLRQRLGKGATEPVEAFKEKGVDFIVASSVDELVTRMAALEPEAPLDVARVRDEIAARDRMLDNDFGKDAQLTAIRGARKYRGDKLIRVAPPHRLTDPKHGPLIAVRLHVLTRKSLGGIQTDLDCRALDASGTVLPGLYAVGEAAGFGGGGVHGYRSLEGTFLGGCLHTGLRAGRAIARG; this is encoded by the coding sequence GTGAGCACAACGGAGTGCGACGCCATCATCGTCGGGGCCGGTCTTGCCGGTCTCGTGGCGGCCGCCGAGCTGGTGGATGCGGGCAAGCGCATCACGATCGTCGACCAGGAGCCGGAGGCCACGTTCGGCGGTCAGGCGTGGTGGTCGTTCGGCGGGCTGTTCCTGGTCGACAGCCCCGAGCAGCGGCGGATGGGCATCCGCGATTCTCTCGAACTGGCCCGGCAGGACTGGGCCGGTACGGCCGGATTCGACCGGCCGGAGGACGACCAGGCGCGGGCGTGGGCGGATGCGTACCTCGCGTGGGCCGCGGGCGAGAAGCGCGCCTGGCTGAAGCAGAAGGGCATCGGCCTGTTCCCGGTCGTCGGCTGGGCCGAGCGCGGCGGTGACACGGCCACGCGGCACGGCAACTCGGTGCCGCGCTTCCACATCGTGTGGGGAACGGGCCCGGCGATTCTCGAGCCCTTCATCGCCACGGTGCGGCGAGGGGTGGATGCCGGCCTCGTCACCCTGCTCTTCCGTCACCGGGTCGACACGCTGACCGGCACCGACGGGCGCGTGGTCGGCGTGCGCGGCAGCGTGCTCGCCCCCGACAGCGCCGAGCGCGGCGCCCCCTCGAACCGCGACGTCGTCGGCGAGTTCGCCCTCGAGGCGAGCGCGGTCGTCATCGCGACGGGAGGCATCGGCGGCAACCACGACCTCGTACGGGCGGCCTGGCCCGAGCGGCTCGGCACCGCCCCGCAGCACATGATCAGCGGGGTGCCCGCGCACGTCGACGGCCGCGGGCTCGGCATCGCCGAGGCGGCCGGGGCACGCCTGGTGAACGGCGACCGCATGTGGCACTACGTCGAGGGTGTGCAGAATCACGCGCCGGTGTGGGCGAAGCACGGCATCCGCATCCTGCCCGGCCCCTCGAGCCTGTGGCTCGACGCGACCGGACGCCGCCTGCCCACCCCGCTCTTTCCCGGCTTCGACACGCTCGGCACCCTCGCCCACCTGCGCACGACCGGCTACGACCACAGCTGGTTCGTGACGACGCAGTCGATCATCGAGAAGGAGTTCGCGCTCAGCGGCAGCGAGCAGAACCCCGACCTCACCGGCCGCAGCGTGCGCGAGCTGCTCCGCCAGCGGCTCGGAAAGGGCGCCACCGAGCCGGTCGAGGCGTTCAAGGAGAAGGGCGTCGACTTCATCGTCGCGTCATCGGTCGACGAGCTCGTGACCCGCATGGCGGCGCTCGAACCGGAGGCTCCGCTCGACGTCGCCCGTGTGCGCGACGAGATCGCCGCGCGCGACCGGATGCTCGACAACGACTTCGGCAAAGATGCCCAGCTCACCGCCATCCGCGGCGCACGGAAGTACCGGGGTGACAAGCTCATCCGCGTCGCGCCGCCGCACCGGCTCACCGACCCCAAGCACGGGCCGCTGATCGCGGTACGGCTGCACGTGCTCACGCGCAAGAGCCTCGGCGGCATCCAGACCGACCTCGACTGCCGGGCGCTCGACGCCTCCGGCACGGTGCTCCCCGGGCTGTACGCCGTCGGCGAGGCCGCCGGCTTCGGCGGCGGCGGCGTGCACGGCTACCGCTCGCTCGAGGGCACCTTCCTCGGCGGGTGCCTGCACACCGGGCTGCGCGCGGGCCGCGCGATCGCGCGCGGCTAG
- a CDS encoding acyl-CoA thioesterase has product MLTALTLTSTGARTREDIFTAPSLWTPQRRVFGGQVAAQAVLAAMRTVDADRFIHSMHGYFLRPGDDEQPITFSVDRIHDGRSFSTRRTQAYQNGQPILSMIASFQDVDPGLEHHAEMPAGIPDPESLPSAAEILGSIDHPVAQYWATQRPFDLRHVDAPVYFRQGPEAVAHQAVWFRTTSPLPDDPNLHRAALAYASDYTILEPIMRRHGITWAAPGLKMASLDHAMWWHRFARVDDWLLYVQESPSAQGGRGLAQGRIFTRDGILVASVAQEGMIRLPETDNR; this is encoded by the coding sequence ATGCTCACCGCCCTGACGCTCACCAGCACCGGCGCGCGCACCCGCGAGGACATCTTCACGGCCCCCAGCCTCTGGACCCCGCAGCGCCGCGTGTTCGGCGGTCAGGTCGCGGCGCAGGCCGTGCTTGCGGCGATGCGCACCGTCGACGCCGACCGCTTCATTCACTCGATGCACGGGTACTTCCTGCGGCCCGGCGACGACGAGCAGCCGATCACCTTCTCGGTCGACCGCATCCACGACGGTCGATCGTTCTCGACCCGGCGCACGCAGGCGTACCAGAACGGCCAGCCGATCCTCTCGATGATCGCGAGCTTCCAAGACGTCGACCCCGGGCTCGAGCACCACGCCGAGATGCCCGCGGGCATCCCCGACCCGGAGTCGCTGCCGAGCGCGGCCGAGATCCTGGGCAGCATCGACCACCCGGTCGCGCAGTACTGGGCGACCCAGCGCCCGTTCGACCTGCGGCACGTGGATGCTCCCGTCTACTTCCGGCAGGGCCCCGAGGCCGTCGCCCACCAGGCCGTGTGGTTCCGCACCACGAGCCCGCTGCCCGACGACCCCAACCTGCACCGGGCGGCGCTCGCCTACGCGAGCGACTACACGATCCTCGAGCCGATCATGCGGCGGCACGGCATCACCTGGGCCGCCCCGGGGCTCAAGATGGCGAGCCTCGACCACGCCATGTGGTGGCACCGCTTCGCCCGCGTCGACGACTGGCTGCTCTACGTTCAGGAGTCGCCGAGCGCCCAGGGCGGCCGCGGCCTCGCACAGGGGCGCATCTTCACCCGCGACGGCATCCTCGTGGCGAGCGTCGCGCAGGAGGGCATGATCCGCCTGCCCGAGACCGACAACCGCTGA
- a CDS encoding glycoside hydrolase family 16 protein produces the protein MRVGDTLPPSRLDRSGYRLAVDERFDGPELDTARWLPHYLPQWSTPDRSAARYTLGTDGTRGLTLRIDHDQPAWSPEYDGELRVSNLQTGVRSGPAGSGSGQHPFREGLVVRTPQPEQRLWLPHYGLIEISLVPCLHPRALTALWLIGFESTPEQSGELCVVELFGRDIRADGAGRVGVGVHPFGDPGLRDDFVQVETAVDLRRERTYAVEWMPGAARFFLDDELIAETGQSPAYPLQLMLNLYELPDGNPRDPAEYPLEARVTGVRYSQPVA, from the coding sequence GTGCGAGTCGGCGACACCCTGCCTCCCTCACGGCTCGATCGCTCGGGCTATCGGCTCGCCGTCGACGAGCGCTTCGACGGCCCCGAGCTCGATACCGCGCGCTGGCTGCCGCACTACCTGCCGCAGTGGAGCACCCCCGACCGCTCGGCGGCGCGCTACACGCTGGGGACTGACGGCACGCGCGGCCTCACCCTGCGCATCGACCACGACCAGCCAGCGTGGAGCCCCGAGTACGACGGCGAGCTGCGGGTGTCGAACCTGCAGACGGGCGTGCGGTCGGGGCCGGCGGGGTCGGGCTCGGGCCAGCATCCGTTTCGCGAGGGTCTCGTCGTGCGCACCCCGCAGCCGGAGCAACGGCTGTGGCTGCCCCACTACGGCCTCATCGAGATCAGCCTCGTGCCGTGCCTGCACCCGCGCGCACTCACCGCCCTGTGGCTGATCGGCTTCGAGAGCACGCCCGAGCAGTCGGGCGAGCTGTGCGTCGTCGAGCTGTTCGGCCGCGACATCCGCGCCGATGGAGCAGGCCGGGTCGGCGTGGGCGTGCACCCCTTCGGCGACCCCGGGCTGCGCGACGACTTCGTGCAGGTCGAGACGGCGGTCGACCTGCGGCGGGAGCGCACCTACGCGGTCGAGTGGATGCCCGGGGCCGCGCGCTTCTTCCTCGACGACGAGCTCATCGCCGAGACCGGCCAGTCACCCGCCTACCCGCTGCAGCTCATGCTCAACCTGTACGAGCTGCCCGACGGGAACCCGCGCGACCCCGCCGAGTACCCGCTCGAGGCGCGCGTCACCGGCGTGCGGTACTCGCAACCGGTCGCCTGA
- a CDS encoding IS5 family transposase (programmed frameshift), whose product MEPLMPTVTGRSRPWTDHRLAIEGMAWKYRTGAPWRDVPERFGKWNSIYKRFNRWAGDGTWQKLLTEVQKQADAAGEIDWVVSIDSTIARVHQHGATLARDTGAVPNHKNPWSEPPDHGIGRSRGGLTTKLHLVCDGRGRPLSMMITAGNINDTTMMSAVLENIRVPRDGKGRPRTRPDRVLADKGYPSRANRAWLRDRRIAATITERDDQIAHRRKKPGRPIAFGDKQKERYKGRNVVERCFNRLKQWRGIAMRSDKLARNYRAAVSLAAALIWIKTDLR is encoded by the exons ATGGAGCCGTTGATGCCGACGGTGACCGGTCGGTCGCGGCCGTGGACGGATCACCGGCTCGCTATCGAGGGGATGGCGTGGAAGTACCGGACCGGTGCGCCGTGGCGTGACGTTCCGGAACGGTTCGGGAAGTGGAACTCGATCTACAAGCGGTTCAACCGGTGGGCCGGGGACGGCACCTGGCAGAAGCTGCTCACCGAGGTGCAGAAGCAGGCCGACGCCGCTGGGGAAATCGACTGGGTCGTCTCGATCGACTCCACGATCGCGCGCGTGCATCAGCACGGCGCGACCCTCGCCCGGGACACA GGGGCTGTGCCGAATCACAAGAATCCGTGGTCCGAGCCGCCTGATCACGGGATCGGACGCTCCCGCGGCGGGCTGACGACCAAACTGCACCTGGTCTGCGACGGCCGCGGCCGGCCGCTGAGCATGATGATCACCGCCGGGAACATCAACGACACCACGATGATGAGCGCGGTGCTGGAGAACATCCGCGTTCCCCGCGACGGGAAGGGCCGCCCCCGCACCCGCCCCGACCGGGTGCTCGCCGACAAGGGGTACCCCTCAAGGGCGAACCGCGCCTGGCTCCGCGACCGGAGGATCGCGGCGACCATCACCGAGCGGGACGACCAGATCGCGCACCGCCGCAAGAAGCCGGGCCGGCCGATCGCTTTCGGCGACAAGCAGAAGGAACGCTACAAGGGACGCAACGTCGTAGAACGCTGCTTCAACCGTCTCAAGCAGTGGCGCGGCATCGCGATGCGCTCGGACAAACTCGCCCGCAACTACCGAGCCGCCGTCAGCCTCGCCGCGGCGCTGATCTGGATCAAGACCGATCTCCGCTGA